In the genome of bacterium, the window CATATACAGCGATTGATCCGACCGTTCTCACATCTGCGTCGCCCTTCGTCGCTATGGATGAGCGATATTTTGGGATTATATCCGGGAAGAGTCCCCTCTAGCGCTCTGGCAGGAGTCTTCGCGTCATGGCCACGCAGAGCCTTCCATCTGCCTGCTGACCGCACAGGAATAATGCAAAGCCACAACGTCTTAGCAGGAGCAGCTGTGCGGCAGTCCGCAACGGCGGGGATCCGGCCGATCGAAATAGAGACTCTGCCCGGCACCTCTGCCGACTTCCTATCACTCATTCTCGAAATCCCCGAGACTTTGCCCATCGCGGGTAACCAGCAGCCCAAGTTCGCTGCACTCGTACGCAAGTTCGAGCAGGAGATGCGAGCCGAAATAGCGGTTGACCAAAGGTCGGATGGTCTCGACGCGATCATGGCGGTGACTTCCGAGGGCCGATTCCCCATGGCACGCGCATCGTCGATGCTGTCGGAACTCGCCCCTCTGCTCCTGCTCTTGAAATCCCCTCTCAATGTCGACCACCTGACAATCGACGAACCCGAGGCACACCTGCACCCAGAGATGCAAGTACGGGTCGCTTCCTTCTTGGCGAAGTTGGTGAACGAGGGAATGCAGATCGTGCTCACCACGCACTCGGACTTCTTCGTCTCCCAGTTCAACAACATGATGAGACACCATGAATTGTCTGAGAGGTCGGACATCACGTTATCTTCCAATTTACCAACCCTAGACCGTTCCAAAGTGCAGGCATTGCGCTTTTCGCGCGAGAACGGCTGGTGTCTCGCCCGCGAATCATTGGCCGACTCGATCGACGGTATTGACGAATCTACCTTCACCGACGTGATGAGGTCTCAATACGATGAGACTGCCAGACTTGTCAACGGCTTGCTAGAAGCCAATCGCACTTGACCACCATAACTGTCCGTGGCAGAAATCGTGAGTTGCTCTAATGACGAATGCCAGATTTGCAGTCTCAACTTGCGGTTGATCGAAGACGGGGCTGAAAGCGTCTCTTGGTCTGATCTCTGGGAGAATGAATGCCACATATATGTGCGTACGAGTGCCAACCATAGCTGCATTCATGGACTGCGCCTTGACATACAAGGTGCCGCATATCGGAGAATCTCAAAAGGCAAAGACACCAGGATGTGTGACTTTTCTGTCGTTGCCGTTCTGGGCAACGCTGCACAATTGATTGTCGTAGAGTTGAAAAGTGGAGTCGCTTATTCCGACCAGATTGAGCAGCTTGCCGAAGGATTGCGCGTCCTGCACGAATACTTTCAAGAGAACGGCCTAGTGGCTCGCCCCGAAGCTTACTGGGTAGTGGGCAGAGAAGTGGAAAAACTCAGTTTCTCTCTGCGAGACAAGCTGACAAGTTTGAGGTTCGGTTCCGAGGTGGTCCTGCTGCACATTCTAGAATGCGGAACAGTGCTTCACTTGTGATCAGTCAGTAGAAATGCTTATGGGGGATTGCAATTGAACCTCGGCCCTCTTCGCATTGACATTGCTTCATCCTCCCAACGAACGGAGACCGCGTAATACTTGAAGAGGCCCAGAGTCTGGTGGGCTAGGGGTGCTGGGAGCTGACTGAGACGATCTCGCCGGTCATGTAGGTGGAGTAGTCGCTGGCCAGAAACACCATCACGTTGGCCACCTCCCACGGCTCGGCGGCCCGGTCGAACGCCTCCAGCGAAATCAGGTCGTCGAGGAACTCCTGGCTGGACACCTTGGCCAGAAAAGGGTGCATAGCCAGGCTGGGGGCCACACAGTTGACCCGCACCCCGGCCTCGGCGGCCTCCATGGCCGCGCAGCGGGTAAGGGCCATCACCCCGGCTTTGGCCGCGGCGTAGTGGCACTGGCCGGCCTGGGCCCGCCACCCCATCACCGAGGCGTTGTTGACGATGACCCCGGTGCCTCTGGGCATCATGTGGCGCAGCGCTGCCCGGGTGGTGCGCATGGTGCCGTTGAGGGTGACGTCGATCACCACGTGCCACTGCTGGTCGGTCATGTCCACCAGGTCGGCGGTGCCTCCCAGTCCGGCATTGTTGATCATCACGTCCACATGGCCAAGTTCAGCCACCGCGGCGTCGAACAGGGCTTGGACCTCATCCTCGACCGTGACATTGCACATCTGGGTGGCGGGGCGCCCACCGAATTCCTCGGCCAGGCGGTCAGCGGCCTCGCGCAGACGGCGCTCGTGGATATCGCTGATAAGCACCTGGGCGCCCTCGGCCAAACACCGCCGAGCAGCGGCAAAGCCGAGGCCGGTACCCGCCGCGGCGGTCACCACCACGGTCTTGCCCTCCAGCAGCCCTCTACCCGGCGGCTCGGCGGGCACTTCCCGGCTCACAGCGGCACCTCGCCCCTCGAGCGCGCCGCCGGACATCAGCTGCTTCCCGGAGCGGCCTGGCGTTGGGCAGCCTGTGCGGCCAACAGGGCCATGGTGGGATGTTCTTCCTCGCCGATAGTGCGGGGCAGCGCCTCCTCGATGCCCTCTGGGGTCCAACTGCTGTCGGGGGCATACATCGAGCGGACCTCGCCAAACTGGGCCCACACGGAAATGCGGGGGCCGACCACGGTGTACACCTGGGCGGTGATGTCCCGGGCTGCGTCGCTGAGCAAGTACACGGCCAATGGCGCGACATCTTCTGGAGCACCGGCCTCGATCTCAAACGGCACGTTCTCCGACATGCGGGTCTTGGCGCTGGGAGCGATGCAGTTGGCGTTGATGCCATATCGCTTCAGGGCCAGCGCCGCGCTCTTGGTGAGGGAGATGATGCCCCCCTTGGCCGCCGCGTAGTTGCACTGGGAGGTGGAGCCAGTGAACGCCCCCGAGGTGATTCCCACCAGTGATCCGCCCGACTCCTGCTTGCGCATGATGGCCGAGGCATGCTTGTACACCGTGAAGTGGCCTTTGAGGTGTACCCGGATCACGTCGTCGAACTCTTCTTCGGTCATGTTGAAGATCATCCGCTCCCGCAGGATGCCGGCCACGCACACCGCTCCGTCGATCGATCCCCAGGTGTCCACCGCGGCTTGTACCGCTGCCGCGCCGCCTTCCATGGTGCTGATGTCGGAGGCCAAGGCCAGGGCAGTTCCGCCTGCCGCTTCGATCTCCGTCACTACCGCTTCGGCCACCTCCGACGACGGGTCGGAGCCGTCCAGCGACACGCCGTAGTCGGCAACCACTACGTTGGCGCCCTCCGCAGCGCAGCCCATGGCGATGGCCCGGCCGATACCGTTGCCCGCCCCGGTGACGACGATGTTCTTGCCTTCGAGATATCCGGTCACGGGCGAAAACCCTACCCGTCGCCTGGAGCCAACAGTTGGTCGAAGAGCTGAGCCAGCCCCTCGGGGGGAATTCGGCCGCTTCCCCTGAGCGCCAGCGTCCCGTCCCCGAACACAAAAACCCAGAACGGGGTGCCCGCCTGGCCGAAGGCGACCGCAATCTCGTTGTCGGAGCTGTCCACCAGAACAGGAAATGGCCAACCCTCATCGGCGAGCCATTGGCTGGGCGGGTAGTTGTCCCTGTCGGAGTCGACCAATGTGACCACGCTGAGAAGGTCCACCCCATCAGGCAGTTTGTTGCCTGCGGCCAGCCAGTCGTTCATCTCAGCAACCTCGGCCTGGCACGCCGGGCACCAGTGAGCCAAAAACACGATGGCCGCGGGCCGTTCCCCTGGAGTCCATGCCAGCGGCGAGCCATCCATGGAAGTACCGGAGAGACCAGGCACCGGTTGGCCAAATGCGGGGTCAGCTTCTGGTGATTCCCCAATGGGTCCAAGCGGATCACCAGAGATCTGCACCGGGGCAACCTCGACCGCCTCGGAAGTGGCATCGTCGTCATTTCCGCCGCAGGCAGCGGCCAGCAGCAACACGGCTGCCGCGAGGGCTACTGCTCGACGAGTACTGCGCTTCGAATCCATGAACACAGGCTATGGGCTGGCTACAGCGGCATCACCACGCCGCCGTTGGGCCGCACCGTCTGGCCAGTCACGAACCGTCCGGCGTCCGAGCACAAGTACAAGATGGCGTAGGCGATGTCGGTGGGATCGCCCACAAAGCCCAGGGGGTTCATCTGGGCGATGGTGTCGAAGTGGTTTCTCTGGCGCGCGGGGTCGACTTTGCCGTCGTCATCGAGAAAGTGGCGGTCGTAGATGGGGGTCTCGATGGAGCCTGGAGCCACTGCGTTCACCCGGATGGGGGCCATCTCCAACGCCGCGGTGCGGGTAATCATCTTCACCGCCGCCTTGGTGAGGGCGTAGATCGAGATCATCGGGGCGGGCATGTCGGCTCCGGCCGACGACAAGTTGACGATCGAACCCGACTTCTGGTCGGCCATGACCCGACCGGCCGCCGCGGTGCCCCAATAGACGCCCTTGATATTCACGTTCATCACCCGCTCAAGCTGCTCGGGGGTGGTGTCCACAATGAGGCTGTCGGTGATGATCCCGGCGTTGTTCACCATGATGTCGAGCCGGCCATGCCGGTTCACCGCATCGGCCACCAGTGCGTCCACCGCCGACTTGTCGCTCACGTCGGTGGGCACCGCCGACCACGAGGCGCCCAGCGCATCCAGCTCGCCGCCGGTCTCCCCCATTCCGTCGGCGTCGACGTCGCCCAGCACCACCGATGCCCCGGCCTTGGCCAGCGTCACCGCCGTCCCCCGGCCGATCCCCGACGCCGCCCCGGTGACCACCGCCACCCGGTCGGAAATGTCAAACGCAGCCATGATGTCGTCATGCATGGCCCCATCATGGCCCGCGCCGAATTGGGATCAGGAACCGTGATGGGGGTCTACTGGCTCGGCTCCCAGAAGACCATGGCGTGGTCGTCGTCGTAGGTGCGGGCATAGGCAGTGACAGCCATGCCGACCTCGACCGCTTCGGGGTCGATGCCGGTGAGGCCGCCGAACATCCGCACTCCCTCGGGGAGGTCGACCATGGCCAGGACATAGGGCAGTTCGGCGAAGGCGGGCACTCCGTACTGGCGGACGATGGTGTAGGTGTGGACGGTGCCAGCGCCGGCGGCCTCCATCCACTCGGGCACGGCCGCGCAGGCGGTGCAAATTGCTCGGGGGTAGTGCTGGCGATGGCCGCACTGTGGGCACTGCTGGATGAGCAAGCGGCCCTCGGCGGCGGCCGC includes:
- a CDS encoding AAA family ATPase, with amino-acid sequence MSVSVELSNLGPLRAAELELADLTLLIGDNNTGKTFFATVLHRVLNPAPFWPAWRHRREEDVPSEVEDWITSVLDAQREDPSALDGIGFAPSKATITWARAITSQALRDYGASVRHSIAYAFGAESSRLRRRTPSRHAADCYLRISSSIPDWRLEIRFDSEGITVEPPDAEEWLKSIQSPEHIQRLIRPFSHLRRPSSLWMSDILGLYPGRVPSSALAGVFASWPRRAFHLPADRTGIMQSHNVLAGAAVRQSATAGIRPIEIETLPGTSADFLSLILEIPETLPIAGNQQPKFAALVRKFEQEMRAEIAVDQRSDGLDAIMAVTSEGRFPMARASSMLSELAPLLLLLKSPLNVDHLTIDEPEAHLHPEMQVRVASFLAKLVNEGMQIVLTTHSDFFVSQFNNMMRHHELSERSDITLSSNLPTLDRSKVQALRFSRENGWCLARESLADSIDGIDESTFTDVMRSQYDETARLVNGLLEANRT
- a CDS encoding SDR family oxidoreductase — translated: MSREVPAEPPGRGLLEGKTVVVTAAAGTGLGFAAARRCLAEGAQVLISDIHERRLREAADRLAEEFGGRPATQMCNVTVEDEVQALFDAAVAELGHVDVMINNAGLGGTADLVDMTDQQWHVVIDVTLNGTMRTTRAALRHMMPRGTGVIVNNASVMGWRAQAGQCHYAAAKAGVMALTRCAAMEAAEAGVRVNCVAPSLAMHPFLAKVSSQEFLDDLISLEAFDRAAEPWEVANVMVFLASDYSTYMTGEIVSVSSQHP
- a CDS encoding SDR family oxidoreductase; translation: MTGYLEGKNIVVTGAGNGIGRAIAMGCAAEGANVVVADYGVSLDGSDPSSEVAEAVVTEIEAAGGTALALASDISTMEGGAAAVQAAVDTWGSIDGAVCVAGILRERMIFNMTEEEFDDVIRVHLKGHFTVYKHASAIMRKQESGGSLVGITSGAFTGSTSQCNYAAAKGGIISLTKSAALALKRYGINANCIAPSAKTRMSENVPFEIEAGAPEDVAPLAVYLLSDAARDITAQVYTVVGPRISVWAQFGEVRSMYAPDSSWTPEGIEEALPRTIGEEEHPTMALLAAQAAQRQAAPGSS
- a CDS encoding TlpA disulfide reductase family protein yields the protein MDSKRSTRRAVALAAAVLLLAAACGGNDDDATSEAVEVAPVQISGDPLGPIGESPEADPAFGQPVPGLSGTSMDGSPLAWTPGERPAAIVFLAHWCPACQAEVAEMNDWLAAGNKLPDGVDLLSVVTLVDSDRDNYPPSQWLADEGWPFPVLVDSSDNEIAVAFGQAGTPFWVFVFGDGTLALRGSGRIPPEGLAQLFDQLLAPGDG
- a CDS encoding SDR family NAD(P)-dependent oxidoreductase, with amino-acid sequence MHDDIMAAFDISDRVAVVTGAASGIGRGTAVTLAKAGASVVLGDVDADGMGETGGELDALGASWSAVPTDVSDKSAVDALVADAVNRHGRLDIMVNNAGIITDSLIVDTTPEQLERVMNVNIKGVYWGTAAAGRVMADQKSGSIVNLSSAGADMPAPMISIYALTKAAVKMITRTAALEMAPIRVNAVAPGSIETPIYDRHFLDDDGKVDPARQRNHFDTIAQMNPLGFVGDPTDIAYAILYLCSDAGRFVTGQTVRPNGGVVMPL
- a CDS encoding Zn-ribbon domain-containing OB-fold protein; this encodes MRVVRDLEWQGPVPAGEGEYGEFFAAAAEGRLLIQQCPQCGHRQHYPRAICTACAAVPEWMEAAGAGTVHTYTIVRQYGVPAFAELPYVLAMVDLPEGVRMFGGLTGIDPEAVEVGMAVTAYARTYDDDHAMVFWEPSQ